From Pontibacter actiniarum, a single genomic window includes:
- a CDS encoding plasmid mobilization protein yields the protein METAKAQHQENTRKKGGRPFKRVKRTHVLVVRLTETERLLVEGKAREAGLSASAWFRAAAKKAVVVARLRPEEATLLRMLSGLANNFNQITRLAHREGLLSVQGRCRQLLHDIQHILQQVSKDDRKGDDR from the coding sequence ATGGAAACAGCAAAAGCACAGCATCAGGAAAACACTAGGAAGAAAGGGGGCCGCCCCTTCAAACGAGTCAAGCGGACGCACGTGTTGGTCGTGCGCCTGACCGAGACCGAGCGGCTTCTGGTGGAGGGTAAGGCTCGGGAGGCAGGCCTGAGCGCCTCGGCCTGGTTCAGGGCGGCGGCCAAGAAAGCGGTGGTCGTGGCACGGCTCCGGCCTGAGGAGGCAACCCTTTTGCGCATGCTATCGGGGCTGGCTAACAACTTCAACCAGATCACCCGGCTGGCACACCGGGAGGGGCTGCTCTCGGTGCAGGGCAGGTGCCGCCAGCTCCTGCATGACATCCAGCACATACTCCAGCAGGTAAGCAAAGATGATCGGAAAGGTGATGATCGGTAA
- a CDS encoding relaxase/mobilization nuclease domain-containing protein yields the protein MIGKVMIGKSFSGCVRYVVQKSEAVVLAAEGIRTESVQDMVADFNLQRKLRPELEKAVGHIALSWSIQDAAKLTPAIMAERAKEYMEQMQLKDTQYLVVQHQDRKHPHLHIVYNRVDYEGRTISDRFQHRRNARVCREMTERHGYYLAPGKGQVNRQQLKGADKVKYELHDAVKEALGRARSWQELERLLGDKSISIDYKHRRGTDQVQGVSFCVGELSFKGSSVDRSLSYGNITKRLEQNRQQGQRTLLALLPRQGGHVRPQALAVVPPSGERSVLHHLTDTLLSPAAAQAEYDQYLNDYHFKRTKRKKRKGKRL from the coding sequence ATGATCGGAAAGGTGATGATCGGTAAGAGCTTCTCAGGCTGCGTGCGCTACGTGGTGCAGAAGTCTGAGGCTGTGGTACTGGCCGCAGAGGGCATCCGTACAGAGTCTGTTCAGGACATGGTCGCCGACTTTAACCTGCAGCGCAAACTCAGGCCCGAGCTGGAGAAGGCCGTGGGGCACATCGCCTTGAGTTGGAGCATACAGGATGCGGCTAAGCTTACCCCTGCGATCATGGCAGAGCGGGCAAAAGAGTATATGGAGCAGATGCAGCTCAAGGATACGCAGTACCTCGTGGTCCAACACCAGGACCGCAAGCACCCGCACCTGCACATCGTCTACAACCGGGTGGACTATGAAGGGAGAACGATTTCAGATAGATTCCAGCACCGGCGCAACGCCAGGGTATGCCGGGAGATGACTGAGCGCCACGGCTATTATCTGGCACCAGGCAAAGGGCAGGTGAATCGCCAGCAGTTAAAAGGAGCCGATAAAGTAAAGTATGAGCTGCACGACGCGGTGAAGGAGGCACTGGGCAGGGCCCGCAGCTGGCAGGAGCTGGAGCGCCTTCTTGGGGATAAAAGCATCAGCATTGACTATAAGCACAGGCGTGGTACGGACCAGGTGCAGGGCGTGAGCTTCTGTGTGGGGGAGCTGAGCTTCAAGGGCTCCAGCGTGGACAGGAGCCTGAGCTACGGTAACATCACCAAGCGACTTGAACAGAACAGGCAGCAAGGCCAGCGTACACTACTCGCTCTGCTGCCCCGGCAGGGAGGCCACGTGCGCCCTCAGGCTCTGGCTGTTGTCCCACCATCGGGAGAGAGAAGCGTACTGCATCACCTTACTGACACCCTCCTCTCCCCCGCGGCAGCGCAGGCGGAATATGACCAATATCTGAATGACTATCACTTCAAAAGAACGAAACGCAAAAAAAGAAAAGGCAAACGCTTATGA
- a CDS encoding helix-turn-helix domain-containing protein, with translation MENLTFEQLPQAMRLLHEKLDRLEQRFEEQNTLQDAETIFNVTQAAAFLHLSVATLYVKTSRREVPFNKQGKRLYFYKAELDEWVRKGRKKTMSEIREEAGQHVLSTKRRT, from the coding sequence ATGGAAAACCTTACCTTCGAACAACTGCCCCAGGCCATGCGCCTACTGCACGAGAAATTGGATCGCCTTGAGCAACGCTTCGAGGAGCAAAACACGCTGCAGGACGCCGAAACTATCTTTAACGTCACACAGGCTGCTGCTTTTCTCCACTTATCCGTCGCCACCCTCTATGTGAAAACCAGCCGCAGGGAAGTCCCTTTCAACAAACAGGGTAAACGCCTCTACTTCTACAAAGCTGAACTGGATGAGTGGGTACGCAAGGGGCGGAAAAAGACTATGTCTGAGATTCGGGAGGAGGCAGGGCAACATGTGTTGAGCACCAAGAGAAGGACCTGA
- a CDS encoding toprim domain-containing protein — MNIQQINSELSITDFLASQGIQPAHRKGSDWWYISPVRAAERTPSFKVNTRLNRWYDHGVGEGGKVFDLALRLHRTATIREVIQLLSAQALPSAATSVKVIQPSKSTVPRESTIVAQGRSPGIEVLEKRPLEDASPLACYLQQRNIPLKTAKPYCQEVRFRIGTRQHEAVGFANRSGGYELRNSWFKGSAAPKDITFVNNGAKRVCLLEGFMDFLSLLELRPQLALRSNFLVLNSLALLSKSLDVLGRHREVLLFLDHDQAGRKVAERLLRSDLRCADASSFYQGSKDVNEFHVARKRQAKQLRVGLGYR; from the coding sequence ATGAATATCCAGCAAATTAACAGTGAGCTCTCTATCACCGACTTTCTGGCAAGCCAGGGCATCCAGCCAGCGCATCGGAAAGGTTCTGACTGGTGGTACATCTCCCCTGTCCGCGCTGCCGAGCGCACCCCTTCCTTCAAGGTCAACACGCGCCTGAACCGCTGGTACGACCACGGCGTCGGGGAAGGCGGCAAGGTCTTCGACCTGGCCCTGCGCCTGCACCGCACGGCGACGATCCGAGAGGTGATCCAGCTCCTCTCCGCACAGGCGCTTCCTTCGGCGGCAACAAGCGTTAAAGTCATTCAGCCCTCTAAAAGTACTGTTCCCCGTGAAAGCACCATCGTAGCGCAGGGCCGCTCACCCGGCATCGAGGTGCTGGAGAAGAGGCCCCTGGAGGATGCAAGCCCGCTGGCATGCTACCTGCAGCAGCGCAACATCCCGCTTAAGACGGCAAAGCCCTACTGCCAGGAGGTACGCTTCCGTATAGGGACGAGGCAGCACGAAGCCGTCGGCTTTGCGAACCGGTCCGGCGGCTACGAACTACGCAACAGCTGGTTCAAGGGATCCGCCGCCCCCAAGGACATCACCTTTGTGAATAACGGAGCTAAAAGGGTTTGCCTGCTAGAGGGCTTCATGGACTTCCTATCCCTGCTGGAGCTGCGCCCCCAGCTGGCCCTGCGCTCCAACTTCCTTGTCCTCAACTCCCTGGCTCTGCTAAGCAAAAGCCTGGACGTGCTTGGGCGGCACCGGGAAGTGCTCCTTTTCCTGGACCATGACCAGGCGGGCAGGAAGGTGGCCGAGCGGCTCCTGCGCTCGGACCTGCGCTGCGCGGACGCCTCCTCCTTTTACCAGGGCAGCAAGGACGTGAACGAGTTTCATGTGGCAAGGAAGCGGCAGGCAAAGCAGCTCCGGGTGGGCCTTGGCTACCGGTAA
- a CDS encoding Fic family protein, whose product MIYNWQQPGWPSFSYDVSEVEDMLFEFAELTGHVSGMLKTLPEAVQLEAVLDMMVAEAIKTSEIEGEYLRRQDVVSSIRNNLGLNQTPEATQDKMAQGAGELMADARKTYADALTAEKLFQWHTMLLKEQKQICVGAWRSHEEPMQVVSGALGKEKVHFEAPPSSRIPDEMSRFIQWFNQTAPGGDDEIRKAPVRSAVAHLYFETLHPFEDGNGRIGRAIAEKALSQTLGRPVLLSLSRTIEADKKAYYNALEQAQKSNEITSWVAYFVSVILTSQKEAIALVEFILKKSKFFDRFKNMLNERQLKAIRKMLDAGPEGFEGGMNARKYIGITKASKATATRDLQHLLELGVLIQEGGGRSTRYRLNI is encoded by the coding sequence ATGATCTATAACTGGCAACAACCCGGCTGGCCTTCCTTCAGCTATGATGTAAGCGAAGTAGAGGACATGCTTTTCGAGTTTGCTGAGCTGACGGGCCACGTCAGTGGGATGTTGAAGACCTTGCCTGAAGCGGTACAGTTGGAGGCAGTGCTTGATATGATGGTGGCGGAGGCTATCAAAACGTCAGAAATTGAAGGCGAGTACCTTCGCCGGCAGGACGTGGTTTCGTCGATTCGCAATAACCTCGGCCTTAACCAAACCCCTGAAGCAACACAGGATAAGATGGCGCAGGGGGCGGGCGAACTGATGGCTGATGCCCGCAAAACCTATGCGGATGCCTTGACAGCGGAAAAGCTCTTCCAATGGCACACAATGCTTCTGAAAGAGCAGAAACAAATCTGTGTCGGCGCGTGGCGCAGCCATGAAGAACCCATGCAGGTCGTCTCGGGGGCGCTTGGCAAGGAAAAGGTGCATTTTGAAGCTCCTCCTTCTTCCCGCATACCCGATGAAATGAGCAGGTTTATTCAGTGGTTCAATCAAACGGCACCTGGAGGAGACGATGAGATCAGGAAAGCTCCTGTTCGGTCGGCGGTGGCGCATTTATATTTCGAGACTCTTCACCCGTTTGAAGATGGCAATGGCAGAATCGGGCGAGCCATAGCCGAAAAAGCGTTGTCGCAGACCCTTGGCCGCCCGGTCCTGCTAAGCCTCTCCCGGACCATAGAGGCAGATAAAAAGGCGTATTACAATGCCTTGGAGCAGGCTCAGAAAAGCAACGAAATCACCTCCTGGGTCGCCTACTTTGTCAGCGTTATTCTCACCTCACAGAAAGAGGCCATTGCCCTTGTTGAATTCATTCTGAAGAAATCAAAGTTCTTTGACCGGTTCAAAAATATGCTGAATGAACGGCAGTTGAAAGCAATAAGAAAGATGCTGGATGCAGGACCGGAGGGTTTTGAGGGAGGTATGAATGCAAGAAAATATATAGGCATTACCAAAGCCTCCAAGGCGACTGCCACAAGGGATCTGCAGCATCTCCTGGAACTGGGAGTGCTCATCCAGGAAGGTGGCGGTCGGAGTACCCGCTATCGTTTGAACATTTAA
- a CDS encoding agmatine deiminase family protein, with amino-acid sequence MIIDRETDYVFFSALLASDVRYTAAYLKVSQVLDRHQVRHGLLKGTKDIWCRDYMPIQKGDAEYVQFRYAPSYLSKYAALQTDPKVTLELNQIQATYSHINLNGGNVVRWQDRVIITDRVFSENPAYANKSQLISELEKLLEAEVIVIPQIKSDMTGHADGLVRFYDRTTLIGNCLEAEYGYWKNGMRKVLKTHSLDYISLPFLDYKVKGFPESAVGCYVNYLEVSDLIMVPVFEVKGNKDEEVINLLSEVFPDRTVEPVNINEVARHGGLLNCISWNVKSPACSNVTALHL; translated from the coding sequence ATGATAATCGATAGAGAAACCGATTACGTTTTCTTCTCTGCGCTCCTGGCATCAGATGTGCGCTATACAGCTGCCTATCTCAAGGTAAGTCAGGTGTTGGACAGGCACCAGGTCCGGCACGGGCTATTGAAGGGAACAAAGGATATCTGGTGCAGGGATTATATGCCCATCCAGAAAGGCGATGCGGAATACGTTCAGTTCAGGTATGCCCCCTCCTACCTGTCCAAGTATGCAGCCTTGCAGACAGACCCGAAAGTAACGCTGGAGCTCAATCAAATACAAGCGACCTACTCCCACATCAACCTGAACGGTGGAAACGTGGTGAGATGGCAGGATAGGGTCATTATCACCGATCGGGTCTTTTCTGAGAACCCGGCATATGCAAACAAATCGCAACTGATAAGCGAACTGGAAAAGCTGCTGGAGGCAGAGGTCATAGTGATTCCCCAGATAAAGTCCGATATGACAGGCCACGCGGATGGACTGGTAAGGTTTTATGACAGGACCACGCTGATTGGCAACTGCCTGGAAGCGGAGTATGGTTACTGGAAGAATGGCATGAGGAAAGTATTAAAAACCCACAGCCTTGATTACATCAGTTTGCCGTTCCTGGATTACAAGGTAAAAGGTTTTCCCGAATCCGCTGTAGGATGCTACGTGAACTACCTGGAGGTGAGTGACCTGATCATGGTGCCCGTGTTTGAAGTGAAAGGAAACAAAGACGAAGAGGTCATTAACCTTCTAAGCGAGGTTTTCCCCGACAGGACGGTTGAGCCCGTCAACATAAACGAAGTGGCCAGGCATGGGGGACTGCTGAACTGTATAAGCTGGAATGTAAAAAGCCCTGCATGCTCAAATGTAACGGCGCTGCACCTGTAG